A window of Nitrososphaera sp. genomic DNA:
ACAAACTGTCATATTTGTTATAAAAATTGTAAAAGCTACCAAGTTGGTAAGCGGCATAAGTAAAGTTCTGTCTAACAAAAGCAATTCGGAGCCCTTTTGGTTGGGGCTGGGGCGGCTGGATTATCGCGCCGGTTTCGTTAGAACTACTCTTTCCAGTCATGTTTGTTTTGACAGGTGAGCTGGATGTCATAGTTGTCTGCCGGACTCCTGCATTGACCATAAGCGCTGCGGCAATTACAACGGCAGCCAAAATGCCTATGACTAGTGTCTTTTGCCTAGACATTCTAGTAACCGCGATTAGTAGCAATGGCTCCCATTATAAGTTGTCAAAACGAGACTACACACCATAAATCACTAGTAAAGACCAGCCTTCGGCTATGAGCGTGAGACTCACCTCGTCAGCAGGTTTGGTAGCTAGCTACGCGGAAGAGGCTAGTTATCGAATAGCTATTTGCTTTTTGCCACCGTCGCACTTGGCACTCATTGTGGAGCAACGCGCGTCTACAGTAGACTTGCGGAGCAAGCTGTAAGGACCTTCGCGGAATCCCTGTGACCACTGCGGGGATGAGCATTTCATGCCTTAGAGCGGGAGGATGTTTACGTTACTGAAAGTCACCTGCGAATCCTCTGCATAAAGTCCGATGGTCCCACTGTTGTACGTCGATGAATCGTAATAGTTAAACACTGTTACACCGTTGACCTGAATGACCACATGGCTTCCTCGCACATAAATGTCCCAGTGCATTCCTCCGCCTATCGTGGCCTTTGGACTTGTTGACGTATACAAGATTTTCTGGTCTGTCGGGTTGACACCTCCGTCGTACTTGCCGGTTTCAGAACCATCGGTCTTTACGAGAAAGTACTTGAAGTGCGTGTTGTCATTGTAATGCCAGAATATCCAGGCTACCTCCCAGTTGTTTGGAGGGCTGTTGAGCCGTGTTTGCTTGTTTGTACTAACGTCAAGCGACAGTTCAAAATTCTTGAATGTTTGCGTCGAAAGTGTGAGCGCTGATTGGGAATTAGAGCTAGTAGTTACGGGGCTGGTATTCTCATAGAATACATTTTTCCCTCCATATTGAGCGGCGCCAAACGATCCCGCGCCATTCCAGACTCCATACCACTTGCCATTTGGACTTGTGTACGTTGGTGTTAGCGTATATGTAGATGAGAAGTTATCGTAGAGGGAATAGAAGACATAGACTTCAGACCAATTCTGGTTGCCCGCATTGTCAGTGACTCTAGCTAAAACCTTGTATGCCCCCAGCTCCACAGTACTCAAATCAAAAGTAATACTCCAGGTAGACCAGTCACCCGCAGACTTTGGGGTGGCAAGGCGATATGCACTTTGATTGAGCCGGACCTCTACGCGACTTACACCGCTTCCAGAATCATTTGCCGTCCCTTTGACAACCAGCGTGGCACCCATTAGTTGGACCCCGGCCACCGGACTGGTGATCGATATATTTGGAAGAAGGATATCGGCCGCTTGCGTTATTGCCGCGGCCCTGTTGATAGCGGTCGAAGGAGTGCCAAACGGCGCAACAAGGGCCACCAGAAGAAGTACAGACAATATTAGGTAAGATTTTTTCATTTTTCAGACAGTCGAATTCATGTTATATAGTGATTGATGAGCGCTTGACGGTAAACGATAGAATTGCCATAAATTCTGGGACTTGTAGAATTTCAGCTCTCGGTTTCCGGAGAGAAGATAGACTGGAATCGGTAGTAATTTTCGGGAAGAGTCTGCTACAGAAGCGAATTAAATAAAACGATAATGGATGGCGAATTTCAGTTTGACATCCAGAGTCCAGATAAGTGGTGATCGTATCGTAAATTCCTTTTACTTAGGGATCCCGTATCTGACTCGCGCAACAGTCTCAGGAGCCGGCATCTCACAATCTAGTTGAAATGCCCGCAAGTGCGGCTAGCTCGTTGTAGTCAGCGGCGACCTTGTCAACGTAAGACTGGCCCCTAGAATTATACGCTCCGCAGCCAAGTACTGAATCTGAGCCCGAATTATAGCTTGACAGCGCCATTTCCTCATACTGGGTCGCGGTGCATCCTCCGAAATTCGCCTTCATGTTAGTGTACTCTGTCATCATTGAGGCAGTGGCGAAATCTATGTTCTTGTTTGGGTTGTAGATAGAATTCGACCATAGAGACGAAGTTGTATCCTTTACAAGATTTGGATGGCCGTTTGAGAGGAGCAATCCAGCGCTGCTAAAGTCATATACGTTGCACGCGGGTGTGATTTGCATCAATCCGTAGGAGTGTCCCTCGGAAGTTGCCCAGCCCGAAGGAAGGCTGCAGGGTATGTCTGTCGAAGCGTCAAATTCTATAAAGTCAGATTCGAGATACATCTGTGCCTTAATTAACATGGGATCGGGAAATCCGTACTTCTGGACAGATGTAAGGATATTGGAGTCATATGCATCATAGTATGAATTACCAGTGGTGATGGCGCCGGTGTTTGTGCCTAACCCCATCAGGGTCACGGCGTCCCAGGACTGCACTCCAGCGGTGTCTGTCACCCGGGCAGTTAATGCGTGGCTGCCGATTGGCAGGTTGTAGTTTATGCTCCACGTAGACCAGTCGCCAGGCGCCTTTGGAGTAGCAAGTTTGTAACTGCTGATATCTCCATCAATTTTCACTTCAACCTTGGAAAGGGCTGCAGATCCTGCCGTCGCGCTGCCGGCAAGTTTTACGGTGCCTGCTGTAAACTGAAAGCCATCTGAAGGCGAAGTTATAGTGACGCTAGGCAAGGCAGAATTTCCAAAAATTTGGATTTCGGTTATTGATGCCCAGTCATCAGTTGTGGTCCCAAGACCAGTTATGCGGACGTATTGTGTATTGACAACGGAAGCGACATTGTAAGTTTCAAGGGCAGTTGAAGAACCGCTGCTCCAGCCACTATAGCCGGTTGTAAGCGCACTTCCGTCTTTAGATAGCCCTACTGTAAAGTGAGTCGAGCGCAAATTGCCCTTGTACCATGCGACCTTTACCTGACACACTGTGACAGGTGATTTGAGCTGAAGCTGGATCCAGGAACCTATGCCTTCGTTGGACCAACGCGTCGCTAGGTTCCCATCTATTGAATTCTGTGGCGTGTTTGGATATCCGTATCCGCTGGCCGTTACACTTGCAATTGGTTGCGCGGCGCAGGAACTGGCTGCTGCTTCAAGAGTGCGGTTTGGGATAATACCAACAGCTAGAACGCAAGCAACGGATAGCCCAAGGACCGCCAACTTTAGATAACGCGATGATCGTTCGGCAGCTGGAAAGCTAGAAATCTTTTCTATGAGATTATTCATAGGTCGTTACTAAATGGATCATATAAAAGCGTTGAGTAATGAGATATCAGCAATCACAATTGTAAAAGTTCTCCGCGATGCTGCCGTTAACTGGCTAGAGATCACGCTTGTGAAATGACCAGTCCACGGTTGAGCGACACTGGTCTTGCAACCTGGTTTTCTGCAAACCGAGCATCGAATTCTAATACGTGGAATCTATCGCAGCCAAGGGACCCGTTTGCGGGTCTTGAAAAGTTGCAAATTCGATCAATTGTTAGCAATTATCGCGCCAGTAGCTGCGATTGACCTTGTCGGGGTGAAAGCCCGGTCAAATAGGGTTGCGACGAACCTGCCAAGCAGGTATGCCAGCTCGAGCCTCTCATTTGTGACTGCAATCTTTTCATCCTCAGGAATTTCTTTGATATCTTTATCCAATCTGGAATTTTCCATGATTTCCTTAGTTTCGGGATCCTGTATGAAAGATTTTAACTCCGTAATTACTAATCGAAGGACTTCGGGCTCGTTAATCTGGTCTTCAAATCGCGCCATAATGACCTGCATATTTGCTTTATTTGACTGGCGCAGCTCAGCCTCAACCTTACGCTCAACTGCGATCTGTTCTTGGACGTTGGCCAGCCCCTGTCTTGCGATATTCTCTTGTTCTTTCAGGTCAACGACTTCATGCTTGATCCTATCTGCTTTGTTTTCAAGAGCACCAACGTCGAACTCGAGCTCTTTCTCACGCCTCTCGTACTGCTCAACCTTGCTTGCTTTGAATGCGATCTCGCGGTCAAGTGCCTCATCTTGCTTGGTCTTCTCCTCAAGTTTCTGGTCAGTGTAATCGACTAGTTTGACATTCGCTATCGTTTTTGCAGCAAGTGAAGGTATCATTTTTGCCTCCTTCAATTTTTGATCAATAGCATATAGCGAATGAATATCTACGTCATCAGATTCATACAGTTTTGCCAGGGCATATCTCTCAGATATAGTCAGATAATCGGCTTTAATTGCCCCCAATTCTGCTGCAGATAGGCCCAGTTCAGTTGCAATTTGCATGTCAGTCCTCTTCATTTCAATTAGGCGATAGACTTTTGACCTTAATTCCCTTAGCTCATCGTTGGGAGTCTTGCGCGGATCACTGTCAAACTTGCCTACACCATTTTTTCGGGGGCTCAACGATTTGGCGTTTTCCTTAGACTCCGGGCTCGTGTTCAGATACTTTTGATTACCCGCGTTATCCGCTACTACTTTTGCGTTACTTGACGCAGCCACACGATCATTGCCGTTCTGTCCAAAATTCTTCACATTGTAACGAGCCTTATACACTACTTCGCGTGGCACCTGGTATCTATCTGAAATTTCAGAAACAGAAGCGCCCGCTTTGATCATTTCGTACATCCCCTGTTTCGTGTCATCGGGAATATTTTTTCTTGTCACGTTCAAGCGCACAAATTAAACATTTTATAAATTTGACTAAAAAAGCTGTCTTTAGTCTAGCTTTTTTACTATATTCTTGTGAGCACTAATAAGCATCTAAAAAGGCAAATTACAGGACTATTACTGCTGAAAATTTGAAATGTGAAGCAACCCCGTAAAACGTAGATTTTATGCGGCGATGAACATGCCATGCCTTGATGGAATCTTCCTTCCAAGTAGGGCCTCTAAAGTCGGGCAACTTCTTCCACCGGGAAGTACAAGTTAAGGTTCTCCAGAATATTCCTTCCACAAGTAATCTTCCAACGGGAAGACGAGAAATAACTGGAAGGGCATAACTAACTCGAAAAGCTTCCATTGGTTGGAATGCAGGACGAGAATTGAAATCTAAAAAGACAAAATCAGATGTAGCAAGAGCCCCGGGCCCGAACATGACAAGATGAAATAGTGCCGCGGTATCCTCCTATTATTGGTAGAACCACTTTTGTAACAACACAACCGCTGTCTGAAAATGAACTGCCTTAGGGCCATGCATCTTGCTATTGGCAAGGCGTTCCAGCTGCCAGCTGTATATGCATCCACTTCGATTAGCCGGTATGCCCCGCCATACTTTCTTGCCATGCCAGTTCTCCACACAGTTTTGCGGCCTTGACAGCCCGCCCTGCGCCAAGCCCATAGCACTATTACCCGTGGTCCTATCGAAAATACAGCGTGTTCTCTAGCAGAAGAAGGGGTCTGCTACCCTGCTGTATTGAGCATGGGGGGCGGGGTAATACGCCGCAAACCCGCAAAACTGTGTGCAAAACCCTAGTCTTGGGTGATAGCATCACCCTTTCATTCTCATTGTATGTATACTAGCCATTAAAATCAGGCGAGTCTTTGACCGCTAAGGCCGGTCTGTGGACAAGACTGTAGGCTTGGCTGATACAATCACCTTCTTACATTGTATACAATAGCCATGATGGCAGCTGAAAGTCCAAGGTAGGCATAGGGCGTCGGCAGTCTGCAAAGGCCAGCAAAGTGTCACTTGGCACTTTGGTCGCTTTGGAAGGCCTAGGGCCATAGCCAGCGCTTCAAGGCCTAGGCCTTATGGTACACTAGTTGGGCTGCCAGTTAGGCAGTGGATCCACAATTGCATAGTGCTACAGATGCTTTTGGTTTCACAAAGTGAATTCCTACAGTTTTCCAGATGGCATCGCTTCCTGCTAAGCGCCATCCTCACAACCGGAGCTATTGGAAGATCATATTCTTGTATGATCCAAAGGTACTCAGGAATGGAAGATCTTCCCAACCACTAACGCAAGAATGGAAGATTCTTCCGTAGAGAATTATGGAAGATCAAGAAGTGAAACAGCAAATCTATTCCGAGATCTTCCTGGAAGATACCGATTTCTTGTCAATAATACGGGATCGAATATTTGTCAAGAGTGTAAGGAAGGTAGAATATGTGACATTTTATCTGGAAAAAGCCCGAGATGTAATGTGAAATCCTAGACTATCAGTTAGTCCTACTTTATCGCGAAGAGCGCTAGAAAGCGAGGACATACAGACTTTCCTTACTGCAAAGCAAGATAGCATAGTAAGAGTTTTTCAAACTGATTCTGCCAAGTCCGGATTACAAATCCATAAGGTTCAATCAAGCATTCGCTGGAGGCAAGAGTGAATTGAGGAACCACTCTTGAAGAACGGGGACTTTTTGTTTGTCGAGTTTGAGCATTATTCTGACGCACCCAAAA
This region includes:
- a CDS encoding family 16 glycoside hydrolase, which gives rise to MKKSYLILSVLLLVALVAPFGTPSTAINRAAAITQAADILLPNISITSPVAGVQLMGATLVVKGTANDSGSGVSRVEVRLNQSAYRLATPKSAGDWSTWSITFDLSTVELGAYKVLARVTDNAGNQNWSEVYVFYSLYDNFSSTYTLTPTYTSPNGKWYGVWNGAGSFGAAQYGGKNVFYENTSPVTTSSNSQSALTLSTQTFKNFELSLDVSTNKQTRLNSPPNNWEVAWIFWHYNDNTHFKYFLVKTDGSETGKYDGGVNPTDQKILYTSTSPKATIGGGMHWDIYVRGSHVVIQVNGVTVFNYYDSSTYNSGTIGLYAEDSQVTFSNVNILPL
- a CDS encoding discoidin domain-containing protein, translating into MNNLIEKISSFPAAERSSRYLKLAVLGLSVACVLAVGIIPNRTLEAAASSCAAQPIASVTASGYGYPNTPQNSIDGNLATRWSNEGIGSWIQLQLKSPVTVCQVKVAWYKGNLRSTHFTVGLSKDGSALTTGYSGWSSGSSTALETYNVASVVNTQYVRITGLGTTTDDWASITEIQIFGNSALPSVTITSPSDGFQFTAGTVKLAGSATAGSAALSKVEVKIDGDISSYKLATPKAPGDWSTWSINYNLPIGSHALTARVTDTAGVQSWDAVTLMGLGTNTGAITTGNSYYDAYDSNILTSVQKYGFPDPMLIKAQMYLESDFIEFDASTDIPCSLPSGWATSEGHSYGLMQITPACNVYDFSSAGLLLSNGHPNLVKDTTSSLWSNSIYNPNKNIDFATASMMTEYTNMKANFGGCTATQYEEMALSSYNSGSDSVLGCGAYNSRGQSYVDKVAADYNELAALAGISTRL